From a region of the Suncus etruscus isolate mSunEtr1 chromosome 11, mSunEtr1.pri.cur, whole genome shotgun sequence genome:
- the TNS2 gene encoding tensin-2 isoform X2 — MKSSGPVERLLRALGRRDSSRATSRPRKAEPHSFREKGFRKRPPVCAVCKVIIDGTGVSCRVCKVATHKKCEGKVTSSCQSAPPVELRRNTAPVRRIEHLGSTKSLNHAKQRSTLPRSFSLGPLLMERRWDLDLTYVTERILAAAFPARPDEQRHRAHLRELAHVLQSKHRDKYLLFNLSEKRHDLTRLNPKVQDFGWPELHAPPLDKLCSICKAMETWLSADPQHVVVLYCKGSKGKLGVIVSAYMHYSDISAGADQVLATLTMQKFCEDKVAAELQPSQRRYVNYFSGLLSGSIRMNSSPLFLHHVFVPMLPAYEPGTGFQPFLKIYQSMQLVYTSGVYHIAGPGPRQLCISLEPALLLKGDVMVTCYHKVGRGTERSLVFRVQFHTCTIHSPRLTFPKDQLDKACSDERFPFHASAEFVFSSSPEKTKDSTPRNDPSVSVDYNTADPTVRWDSYENFNQHHEDSGDGSLTHTRGPLDGSPYAQVQRAPRQTLPAPSPEPPAAPMLSVSSDSGHSSTLTTEPATESPGRPPTAAERQELERLLGGCSGAGGGRGAGRETAILDDDEQPPTSGGPHLGMCTGPRAGLSRQYSCRQDYREPCGVPNGGYYRPEGTLERRRLAYGAYEGPLQGYAEAAVEKRRLCRSLSEGPYPYPPDLGKPANGDFGYRAPGYREMVILEEPGLPALYPCPSCEEKLALPTAALYGLRLEREAAEGWASEAGKPVLHPVRPGHPVPLLVPACGHHHAPLPDCSCLKLPKTSEDAHEGCAFGLCPEGRFGHPGYPALVPYGSYGGAVPSYCPAYGRVPHRCGSPGEGRGYPSPGAHSPHAGSISPGSPPYQPSRKLSYEIPGEEGGDRYPLPGHLAPAGPLASRESPESVSWREAPSGGTLPRPPRDTQSGTSAELSGSSTPLHTSSPVQGKESTRRQDTRSLTLAAPQRPNPGESLSPASQGGAEKAPELPARSGLEPPTPQPCSPASPPRSPNDWPQERSLGRHSDNVSPRGPVPTTLPGLRHAPWQGLRDPPDSPDGSPLTPVPTQMPWLVASPEPPSSPTPAFPLAASYDIHGSSQPPLPEKHHPTIQLPGPGQQQGPWASAQTSPLGRGSSHHVTFAPLFSENTPQLPEPSMQESQSNVKFVQDTSKFWYKPHLSRDQAIALLKEKDPGAFLIRDSHSFQGAYGLALKVATPPPSAQPWKGDPLEQLVRHFLIETGPKGVKIKGCPNEPYFGSLSALVSQHSISPLSLPCCLRIPSKDPLEETPEAPAPTNMSTAADLLRQGAACSVLYLTSVETESLTGPQAVARASSAALSCSPRPTPAVVHFKVSAQGITLTDNQRKLFFRRHYAVNSVTFSSTDPQDRRWTNPDGTTSKIFGFVAKKLESPWENVCHLFAELDPDQPAGAIVTFITKVLLGQRK; from the exons ATGAAGTCCAGCGGCCCGGTGGAGCGGCTGCTCAGAGCCTTGGGGCGGAGGGACAGCAGCCGGGCCACCAGCAGG CCTAGAAAAGCTGAGCCACACAGCTTCCGGGAGAAGGGCTTCCGGAAGAGACCACCAGTCTGTGCAGTGTGTAAGGTGATCATCGATGGAACGGGCGTCTCCTGCCGAG TCTGCAAGGTGGCTACAcacaaaaaatgtgaaggaaag GTGACTTCGTCCTGTCAGTCTGCACCTCCAGTGGAGCTG CGGAGAAACACGGCTCCAGTGCGGCGTATCGAGCACCTG GGATCCACCAAGTCTCTGAACCACGCCAAGCAGCGCAGTACCCTGCCCAG GAGCTTCAGCCTGGGCCCGCTGCTCATGGAGCGGCGCTGGGACCTGGACCTCACCTACGTGACCGAGCGGATCCTGGCCGCCGCCTTCCCCGCGCGGCCGGACGAGCAGCGGCACCGGGCCCACCTGCGCGAGCTGGCTCACGTGCTGCAGTCCAAGCACCGCGACAAGTACCTG CTTTTCAACCTTTCAGAGAAAAGACATGACCTGACCCGGTTAAATCCCAAG gtccAAGACTTTGGCTGGCCAGAACTACATGCACCTCCCCTTGACAAGCTGTGTTCCATCTGCAAAGCCATGGAGACATGGCTCAGTGCTGACCCACAGCACGTCGTCGTGTTGTACTGCAAG GGGAGCAAAGGGAAGCTTGGTGTCATCGTCTCTGCCTACATGCACTACAGCGACATCTCTGCAGG GGCCGACCAGGTGCTAGCCACACTCACCATGCAGAAGTTCTGCGAGGACAAGGTGGCAGCTGAGTTGCAGCCTTCCCAGCGCCG CTATGTCAACTACTTCAGTGGCCTGCTGTCTGGCTCCATCAGGATGAACAGCAGCCCTCTCTTCCTGCACCATGTGTTTGTGCCCATGTTGCCAGCCTATGAGCCTGGCACAG GTTTCCAGCCTTTCCTAAAGATCTACCAGTCCATGCAGCTTGTCTACACATCCGGAGTCTA CCACATTGCAGGCCCAGGTCCCCGGCAGCTTTGCATCAGTCTGGAGCCAGCCCTCCTCCTCAAAGGGGACGTCATG GTGACTTGCTACCACAAGGTTGGTCGGGGGACAGAGCGAAGCCTCGTGTTCCGAGTCCAGTTCCACACCTGCACCATCCACAGCCCCCGGCTAACCTTCCCCAAGGACCAACTAGACAAGGCCTGCTCTG ATGAGAGGTTCCCCTTTCATGCCTCAGCCGAATTTGTCTTCTCCTCCAGCCCTGAGAAGACCAAAG ACAGCACCCCACGGAACGACCCCTCTGTCTCTGTCGACTATAACACGGCTGATCCCACCGTGCGCTGGGACTCCTACGAGAACTTCAACCAACACCATGAGGACAGTGGGGATG GTTCCTTGACCCATACTCGGGGCCCCCTGGATGGCAGTCCTTATGCCCAGGTGCAGCGGGCCCCCCGCCAGACCCTACCCGCACCCTCTCCAGAGCCCCCTGCAGCCCCCATGCTCTCTGTCAGCAGCGACTCTGGCCACTCATCTACACTGACCACAGAGCCGGCCACCGAGTCCCCGGGCCGGCCCCCGACGGCAGCGGAGCGGCAGGAGCTGGAGCGTCTCCTGGGTGGCTGTAGTGGAGCTGGTGGGGGCCGAGGGGCAGGACGCGAGACTGCCATCCTGGATGATGATGAGCAGCCCCCCACAAGCGGTGGCCCCCACCTTGGGATGTGTACTGGCCCCAGAGCGGGCCTCAGCCGCCAATACTCCTGCCGCCAGGACTACCGGGAGCCATGCGGGGTCCCCAACGGAGGCTACTACCGGCCAGAGGGAACCTTGGAAAGACGACGCCTGGCCTACGGGGCCTATGAGGGGCCCCTCCAGGGCTATGCCGAGGCTGCTGTGGAGAAGAGACGTCTTTGTCGCTCGTTGTCCGAAGGGCCGTACCCCTACCCTCCTGACCTGGGAAAACCAGCCAATGGTGACTTTGGATACCGCGCCCCAGGCTACAGGGAGATGGTGATCCTGGAGGAACCAGGGCTGCCAGCGCTGTACCCCTGCCCCAGCTGTGAGGAGAAGCTGGCACTGCCCACAGCAGCCCTCTACGGTCTGCGGCTGGAAAGGGAGGCCGCGGAGGGCTGGGCAAGCGAGGCTGGCAAGCCTGTCTTGCACCCAGTGCGCCCAGGTCACCCTGTGCCCCTGTTGGTGCCAGCCTGCGGACATCACCACGCCCCGCTGCCTGACTGCAGCTGCCTGAAGCTACCCAAGACCAGTGAGGATGCTCACGAGGGCTGTGCCTTTGGTCTGTGTCCAGAAGGCAGATTTGGGCACCCGGGGTACCCTGCCCTGGTGCCATACGGCAGCTATGGAGGAGCAGTGCCCAGCTACTGCCCGGCCTATGGCCGCGTGCCTCACCGTTGTGGGTCTCCAGGCGAGGGCAGAGGCTACCCCAGCCCGGGGGCCCATTCCCCACATGCAGGCTCCATATCCCCGGGCAGCCCCCCCTACCAGCCATCCAGGAAGCTGAGCTACGAGATCCctggagaggaaggaggggaCAGGTATCCCCTGCCTGGCCACCTGGCCCCAGCAGGACCCTTAGCATCTAGAG AGTCGCCAGAGTCAGTGTCCTGGAGGGAGGCACCCAGTGGGGGCACCCTGCCCCGGCCTCCCCGAGATACCCAGAGTGGCACTTCAGCAGAGCTCTCCGGCTCATCCACACCCCTGCACACCAGCAGTCCAGTACAGGGCAAAGAGAG CACACGGCGGCAGGACACCAGGTCCCTCACTTTGGCAGCCCCTCAGAGACCGAATCCTGGAGAGTCCTTGTCACCTGCATCCCAGGGAGGTGCTGAGAAGGCCCCCGAGTTGCCAGCCAGGAGTGGGCTGGAACCACCAACCCCTCAACCCTGCTCCCCAGCCTCCCCTCCTAGGTCCCCCAATGACTGGCCTCAGGAGCGGAGCCTGGGAAGGCACTCAGACAACGTCAGTCCCCGGGGCCCTGTGCCTACCACACTGCCTGGCCTCCGTCATGCTCCCTGGCAAGGCCTTCGAGACCCCCCTGACAGCCCAGATGGCTCTCCCCTAACCCCTGTGCCCACCCAGATGCCCTGGCTTGTGGCCAGCCCAGAGCCACCCAGTTCTCCCACGCCTGCCTTCCCCCTGGCTGCATCCTACGACATCCATGGCTCTAGTCAGCCCCCACTTCCAGAGAAACACCACCCCACAATCCAGCTGCCAGGACCAGGCCAGCAGCAAGGACCCTGGGCTTCAGCACAGACATCACCGCTGGGCCGAGGCTCCAGTCACCATGTCACCTTCGCACCTCTATTTTCCGAGAACACCCCTCAGCTCCCAG AACCCTCTATGCAAGAAAGCCAGAGCAACGTCAAGTTTGTCCAGGATACGTCCAAGTTCTGGTACAAGCCACACCTGTCACGTGACCAAG CCATCGCCTTGCTGAAGGAAAAAGACCCGGGGGCCTTCCTGATCAGGGACAGTCATTCATTCCAAGGAGCCTATGGGCTGGCCCTCAAGGTGGCAACGCCCCCTCCCAGCGCCCAGCCCTGGAAAG GAGACCCCCTGGAACAGCTGGTCCGCCATTTTCTCATTGAGACTGGGCCCAAGGGGGTGAAGATCAAGGGCTGTCCCAATGAACCCTACTTTG GCAGCCTATCGGCCCTTGTCTCCCAACACTCCATCTCCCCACTCTCTCTGCCCTGCTGCCTGCGGATTCCCAGCAAAG ATCCCCTGGAGGAGACACCAGAAGCCCCTGCACCCACCAACATGAGCACAGCTGCAGACCTCCTGCGTCAAGGCGCCG CCTGTAGTGTGCTCTACCTGACCTCTGTGGAGACGGAGTCACTGACGGGCCCCCAAGCAGTAGCCCGAGCCAGCTCTGCAGCTCTGAGCTGCAGCCCCCGCCCGACACCCGCCGTTGTCCACTTCAAGGTCTCTGCCCAAGGCATTACACTGACAGACAACCAAAGGAA GCTCTTCTTTCGCCGTCACTATGCCGTGAACAGCGTCACCTTCTCTAGCACAGACCCTCAGGACCGAAG ATGGACCAATCCTGACGGGACCACCTCCAA GatctttggttttgtggccaaGAAGCTGGAAAGTCCCTGGGAGAACGTGTGTCACCTCTTTGCAGAGCTCGACCCAGATCAGCCTGCAGGCGCCATTGTCACCTTCATCACCAAAGTGCTTCTGGGTCAGAGAAAATGA
- the TNS2 gene encoding tensin-2 isoform X1: protein MQKFCEDKVAAELQPSQRRYVNYFSGLLSGSIRMNSSPLFLHHVFVPMLPAYEPGTGFQPFLKIYQSMQLVYTSGVYHIAGPGPRQLCISLEPALLLKGDVMVTCYHKVGRGTERSLVFRVQFHTCTIHSPRLTFPKDQLDKACSDERFPFHASAEFVFSSSPEKTKDSTPRNDPSVSVDYNTADPTVRWDSYENFNQHHEDSGDGSLTHTRGPLDGSPYAQVQRAPRQTLPAPSPEPPAAPMLSVSSDSGHSSTLTTEPATESPGRPPTAAERQELERLLGGCSGAGGGRGAGRETAILDDDEQPPTSGGPHLGMCTGPRAGLSRQYSCRQDYREPCGVPNGGYYRPEGTLERRRLAYGAYEGPLQGYAEAAVEKRRLCRSLSEGPYPYPPDLGKPANGDFGYRAPGYREMVILEEPGLPALYPCPSCEEKLALPTAALYGLRLEREAAEGWASEAGKPVLHPVRPGHPVPLLVPACGHHHAPLPDCSCLKLPKTSEDAHEGCAFGLCPEGRFGHPGYPALVPYGSYGGAVPSYCPAYGRVPHRCGSPGEGRGYPSPGAHSPHAGSISPGSPPYQPSRKLSYEIPGEEGGDRYPLPGHLAPAGPLASRESPESVSWREAPSGGTLPRPPRDTQSGTSAELSGSSTPLHTSSPVQGKESTRRQDTRSLTLAAPQRPNPGESLSPASQGGAEKAPELPARSGLEPPTPQPCSPASPPRSPNDWPQERSLGRHSDNVSPRGPVPTTLPGLRHAPWQGLRDPPDSPDGSPLTPVPTQMPWLVASPEPPSSPTPAFPLAASYDIHGSSQPPLPEKHHPTIQLPGPGQQQGPWASAQTSPLGRGSSHHVTFAPLFSENTPQLPEPSMQESQSNVKFVQDTSKFWYKPHLSRDQAIALLKEKDPGAFLIRDSHSFQGAYGLALKVATPPPSAQPWKGDPLEQLVRHFLIETGPKGVKIKGCPNEPYFGSLSALVSQHSISPLSLPCCLRIPSKDPLEETPEAPAPTNMSTAADLLRQGAACSVLYLTSVETESLTGPQAVARASSAALSCSPRPTPAVVHFKVSAQGITLTDNQRKLFFRRHYAVNSVTFSSTDPQDRRWTNPDGTTSKIFGFVAKKLESPWENVCHLFAELDPDQPAGAIVTFITKVLLGQRK, encoded by the exons ATGCAGAAGTTCTGCGAGGACAAGGTGGCAGCTGAGTTGCAGCCTTCCCAGCGCCG CTATGTCAACTACTTCAGTGGCCTGCTGTCTGGCTCCATCAGGATGAACAGCAGCCCTCTCTTCCTGCACCATGTGTTTGTGCCCATGTTGCCAGCCTATGAGCCTGGCACAG GTTTCCAGCCTTTCCTAAAGATCTACCAGTCCATGCAGCTTGTCTACACATCCGGAGTCTA CCACATTGCAGGCCCAGGTCCCCGGCAGCTTTGCATCAGTCTGGAGCCAGCCCTCCTCCTCAAAGGGGACGTCATG GTGACTTGCTACCACAAGGTTGGTCGGGGGACAGAGCGAAGCCTCGTGTTCCGAGTCCAGTTCCACACCTGCACCATCCACAGCCCCCGGCTAACCTTCCCCAAGGACCAACTAGACAAGGCCTGCTCTG ATGAGAGGTTCCCCTTTCATGCCTCAGCCGAATTTGTCTTCTCCTCCAGCCCTGAGAAGACCAAAG ACAGCACCCCACGGAACGACCCCTCTGTCTCTGTCGACTATAACACGGCTGATCCCACCGTGCGCTGGGACTCCTACGAGAACTTCAACCAACACCATGAGGACAGTGGGGATG GTTCCTTGACCCATACTCGGGGCCCCCTGGATGGCAGTCCTTATGCCCAGGTGCAGCGGGCCCCCCGCCAGACCCTACCCGCACCCTCTCCAGAGCCCCCTGCAGCCCCCATGCTCTCTGTCAGCAGCGACTCTGGCCACTCATCTACACTGACCACAGAGCCGGCCACCGAGTCCCCGGGCCGGCCCCCGACGGCAGCGGAGCGGCAGGAGCTGGAGCGTCTCCTGGGTGGCTGTAGTGGAGCTGGTGGGGGCCGAGGGGCAGGACGCGAGACTGCCATCCTGGATGATGATGAGCAGCCCCCCACAAGCGGTGGCCCCCACCTTGGGATGTGTACTGGCCCCAGAGCGGGCCTCAGCCGCCAATACTCCTGCCGCCAGGACTACCGGGAGCCATGCGGGGTCCCCAACGGAGGCTACTACCGGCCAGAGGGAACCTTGGAAAGACGACGCCTGGCCTACGGGGCCTATGAGGGGCCCCTCCAGGGCTATGCCGAGGCTGCTGTGGAGAAGAGACGTCTTTGTCGCTCGTTGTCCGAAGGGCCGTACCCCTACCCTCCTGACCTGGGAAAACCAGCCAATGGTGACTTTGGATACCGCGCCCCAGGCTACAGGGAGATGGTGATCCTGGAGGAACCAGGGCTGCCAGCGCTGTACCCCTGCCCCAGCTGTGAGGAGAAGCTGGCACTGCCCACAGCAGCCCTCTACGGTCTGCGGCTGGAAAGGGAGGCCGCGGAGGGCTGGGCAAGCGAGGCTGGCAAGCCTGTCTTGCACCCAGTGCGCCCAGGTCACCCTGTGCCCCTGTTGGTGCCAGCCTGCGGACATCACCACGCCCCGCTGCCTGACTGCAGCTGCCTGAAGCTACCCAAGACCAGTGAGGATGCTCACGAGGGCTGTGCCTTTGGTCTGTGTCCAGAAGGCAGATTTGGGCACCCGGGGTACCCTGCCCTGGTGCCATACGGCAGCTATGGAGGAGCAGTGCCCAGCTACTGCCCGGCCTATGGCCGCGTGCCTCACCGTTGTGGGTCTCCAGGCGAGGGCAGAGGCTACCCCAGCCCGGGGGCCCATTCCCCACATGCAGGCTCCATATCCCCGGGCAGCCCCCCCTACCAGCCATCCAGGAAGCTGAGCTACGAGATCCctggagaggaaggaggggaCAGGTATCCCCTGCCTGGCCACCTGGCCCCAGCAGGACCCTTAGCATCTAGAG AGTCGCCAGAGTCAGTGTCCTGGAGGGAGGCACCCAGTGGGGGCACCCTGCCCCGGCCTCCCCGAGATACCCAGAGTGGCACTTCAGCAGAGCTCTCCGGCTCATCCACACCCCTGCACACCAGCAGTCCAGTACAGGGCAAAGAGAG CACACGGCGGCAGGACACCAGGTCCCTCACTTTGGCAGCCCCTCAGAGACCGAATCCTGGAGAGTCCTTGTCACCTGCATCCCAGGGAGGTGCTGAGAAGGCCCCCGAGTTGCCAGCCAGGAGTGGGCTGGAACCACCAACCCCTCAACCCTGCTCCCCAGCCTCCCCTCCTAGGTCCCCCAATGACTGGCCTCAGGAGCGGAGCCTGGGAAGGCACTCAGACAACGTCAGTCCCCGGGGCCCTGTGCCTACCACACTGCCTGGCCTCCGTCATGCTCCCTGGCAAGGCCTTCGAGACCCCCCTGACAGCCCAGATGGCTCTCCCCTAACCCCTGTGCCCACCCAGATGCCCTGGCTTGTGGCCAGCCCAGAGCCACCCAGTTCTCCCACGCCTGCCTTCCCCCTGGCTGCATCCTACGACATCCATGGCTCTAGTCAGCCCCCACTTCCAGAGAAACACCACCCCACAATCCAGCTGCCAGGACCAGGCCAGCAGCAAGGACCCTGGGCTTCAGCACAGACATCACCGCTGGGCCGAGGCTCCAGTCACCATGTCACCTTCGCACCTCTATTTTCCGAGAACACCCCTCAGCTCCCAG AACCCTCTATGCAAGAAAGCCAGAGCAACGTCAAGTTTGTCCAGGATACGTCCAAGTTCTGGTACAAGCCACACCTGTCACGTGACCAAG CCATCGCCTTGCTGAAGGAAAAAGACCCGGGGGCCTTCCTGATCAGGGACAGTCATTCATTCCAAGGAGCCTATGGGCTGGCCCTCAAGGTGGCAACGCCCCCTCCCAGCGCCCAGCCCTGGAAAG GAGACCCCCTGGAACAGCTGGTCCGCCATTTTCTCATTGAGACTGGGCCCAAGGGGGTGAAGATCAAGGGCTGTCCCAATGAACCCTACTTTG GCAGCCTATCGGCCCTTGTCTCCCAACACTCCATCTCCCCACTCTCTCTGCCCTGCTGCCTGCGGATTCCCAGCAAAG ATCCCCTGGAGGAGACACCAGAAGCCCCTGCACCCACCAACATGAGCACAGCTGCAGACCTCCTGCGTCAAGGCGCCG CCTGTAGTGTGCTCTACCTGACCTCTGTGGAGACGGAGTCACTGACGGGCCCCCAAGCAGTAGCCCGAGCCAGCTCTGCAGCTCTGAGCTGCAGCCCCCGCCCGACACCCGCCGTTGTCCACTTCAAGGTCTCTGCCCAAGGCATTACACTGACAGACAACCAAAGGAA GCTCTTCTTTCGCCGTCACTATGCCGTGAACAGCGTCACCTTCTCTAGCACAGACCCTCAGGACCGAAG ATGGACCAATCCTGACGGGACCACCTCCAA GatctttggttttgtggccaaGAAGCTGGAAAGTCCCTGGGAGAACGTGTGTCACCTCTTTGCAGAGCTCGACCCAGATCAGCCTGCAGGCGCCATTGTCACCTTCATCACCAAAGTGCTTCTGGGTCAGAGAAAATGA